From the genome of Lonchura striata isolate bLonStr1 chromosome 10, bLonStr1.mat, whole genome shotgun sequence:
TTGCTTTAGAACAAAAGGAAGAACTTTTAATTTCTTGGGAACCCTGCAAAACTAACCCATAGTATGCTGTGACCAAAGGGAAACATCTTAAAAACATCATTTCTTGGGACTAGGAATGGGCTGAGAGCCCTGAGCCATATCCTGTGCTGCAGGTCATGGCACCCAGCCAGCCTGGATagtgagctggagctgggaattccCACCAAACCTCCTCAGACCATAAATGCTCAGTCCTGGATATCAAACTTCTGACTGAGGGAGAGAGGAACATGAAAGCATGGCCACAATTGTTCTGTGTCTGTCAAAACACACCTCAGCCAGAAGATGCTTTGAACCAGGTGTTTCTGAGCCAAGGCTCCTCTggggcccagggctgtggttGGATTACTTTATTTCTACACTGAACTATTGAGGCTCTGGGAGTTCCTGACAATTGTTACTGAAGCTGGATTCAAATTTTCTGATGATGAACACCAGTGAGATGAGGCTGGATGAGAGCACAGATCCATGTCTGCTGTCAGAGTACTGATGACTCCCACCCTCTTCCCCACGCCTCAGGAATCTCCTCCTCAAGCTTCATCTCTCACATGCTCCTGCATTTTAGCCACCTGACTTAGTAACCACTGAAATAACACCCctgaaaaccaaaatacagcttttaaaGACACACCTTTTCTCTTTGCAGATCATGTGAAGATGACTATGACACAGATGAAGTCTTACCTCCCCCTGAAACTGGAGACAAGTCAGACAAGCTAATTATCTCAGATCTCTGAGGATAGAGAAGTGGAAGACAACCCATGTCTTTCAAACTGGATAGCATTCAGTCCCAAGGCACTTGGGGGTTTTCCTTAAATCTGTCATTGGAACAATGTGCTTAATTTTGTACACTGAAACTTGAGACCCCTTTTTGTCTTCCTGTGTAATTGCAATAAGGTAATTTCTATGAAAAGGCTTTTTACAATGTGTTATTGTGCACACTCACTGAAAATGGTGATTGCAACTTGtttcatttatatataaattCTGTAATGTCCCCAGATGTGCAATAAATGCCAGCATCTAATGATTGTAACAGCTGCATGCAACATCTATAGTGGTCATTTCTCAGTTCTGTGCTGTGCCACTCTGTCCCCTTGGCTTTACACCAGGACTGACAAGGGAGCTGCCAAATTAACTTCAATATGTGTCTAGAAATCTTTTAAAACACAGGTCATAGGgaagttctttttttccttcctgtcctggAAACAAAGGGAACGTGTCTGTGCATGGGGAGATGAAGTCCCTTTGCCCCCAGCTCTTCCACTGGCTGCTGGACTGTTTCACTGCTGTGGATCTGTGAGCAGTTTCAGAACTACACCACATCATGTTCTCTAGGAATTTGAGACAGAGTTACCTGTTCTAgtcctgtgtcccctcctgtgCTGATCTGCCTCTGGCCAGAGCTTTGTCTGTGTAGATTGCTACTTTGCAGAAGTGTTTTGTGGAGTATTTACAGCAAGATCTTTGCTGTTCAGATACTGTGTTGAGACTGCTGTGCCTGGTGTGCACCAGTTCCGTCCATTCCTGTGTTCCCCTCTCCTGTAGCCTTCTTTAACCTCTTTAACCAAGAGACTgagataatgaagaaaaaaaccaaccccctCTTGTAACTAGTAAAGGAATTAGTCTGTATTATttccaaaattactttttctccCAGGCTCAGGGAGGAAATGCTGTAACTAATGAATTCTTGCTTTAAGTGCAAAATTAAATGGACTTTCCCCCTAGAATCAAGTGTGATATCTTTGCTCTCAtcacacactgctgctgcagctgtcccttCTGGCCAGCAGGGACTGTGGTTCAGCACAGGGGTGATTAGAACAAAGTCTTAATTTTAATCCTCATATATGTACAAGTAGGTCTGGGCCTTACCTTCTCAGCTGGACAGATCTGAGCCctcccagctgttcccagtCTGTGGTGCTGGGTTGCTGTGTATGCCCTGTATCTCCTGTTACGTCCCTGTGagagcctcaagctgtgcctgctgccaggGTTCCTGGGAGatgcctgtccctgctcccagcaggcccctgctgccctccctggAGGCAGAGCACACCCGGGCACTGCAGAACTCGTGTGTCCCATGGACAGGACAGGACTGGATCCCTGCAGTGCCTCCAGGGGTCAGTATCCAAATGAGGACCGGGCTGATCCCTCCAGTGCAGTCTGGGCTTTTCCAGGAGCCTCTGAAGCCCAAGGCCTGCCTGCCGCTGCCCGGGgggatgtgctgctgcctccctggggTCAGAACTCTCCCAAATCAAACTCGGGAAGAGAGAAAGCTTTCAGGTTGAACTGACCAGATGTATACACATCTCCCAGGATCCTGGACTTGGTAATTTGGGAAACTTCTGGATGCCCACATTGTTAGCAAAGGCCCTGCCAGTGACCTGCATCCCATAGTAGCAGATGAAGCAGAGAGCACCGTGACCAAACCAAGACAAACCCCTGGAATGCAGCAAGCACAGCGCATCTGGATCCCATCTCCATCACTGCCATAACCTTGAAGGGAAAACCCCAGGGGTGATTCCATAAATGCCCAAATGCAGAACCACCAAAGAACTGACTGCAGGAATGGACACAGGATGGAggtcccacagctgctgcttgtAACCAGCTCCAGCCATGTTTTCCTGAGAAGaacctgggcacagcaggagtTCACCCTCCACACACTGCCACAGTCCGGAGGGGCCGTTCAGTTTGATGTCCCTTTACATCACTCCAAAGACTAAGATTCCTCAAAAGGAACAAGAAGAACCTGACTCCCTTCTAGGCTGAAATGGAACCCTCAtggtgctccagcagcagcagtactGCAGTGGTTTGTTTGCCTGTTCTGGAAAGCCTCAGTCTCCCACCACTTCAGGGTCCTTCTTATCTGCCTTTTGCAGAGGGCCTTTAATTCAACTCATCCCTGAATTCAGTCTCCCACCTCACACCCAACCAGCCTGAACTggtgcctttctttgcagaagtCAGAACCCAGAGTCTGGTAAAACTCGCCAGCTGCTTTCCCAAGGTTTGGTTAGATAAATGGAGACAGGAAGCTGATAGCTGCTCTGCTGAGCCCCAACCCAGCCCCTCTCTCCTTCAAGCAGACATCCAGTACTGCTATAACAACAGAGAGTGAGTCCAAACCCAATCCATGTTTTCTGGTAGGTCAACAAAAGCTAATacaacacccccccccccccccccccaatatacagcaaatattttgcattctATGTGGATAGAAAGACAAGCTGCAGAAGCCACTGTGGTGGCAGTGCAAAATCTGCAGTAATATTCCAGGAATGGAAATCCATTCTCTGTCCCTAAAGTACTTGAAAATAACTACAATTCAGCAGGCACATGTGCATTAATAGAGGAGGTGTTCTACACCCCACTTGTGACTTAGCCCtatccacagctgctctggatgGAAGGTTTGTAACTCTGCAGGATTTAAGTGAGGTAAATTTGGGAACTTCTGTcctacttctttctttttcctgagaTAGTCAAGGGTGCTTGTgtccagccagcagagctgctcagctgcaatggagcagccccaggatcACTGCCCAAAAGGTTTGCAGGAGTCCCttggctctgggctgtgcctcCTGACTCCATGTCAATGCCAGTTCAGATGTTGCATCTTGGGAAGGACACATCCTGCATTTTTCAGTGCACATCCAGCTCACACTGAAGGCTTTTTCCTTACCAGTAGTCATAAAAGCAAGTAAAATTCAGTTTTGCATGATAAAAATACGATTGTACTTATTTGTTCTCTTTAGTCTGCTTTTGTCTAGCAAATTGAAACCCTGTGTTCTTACAAACCCCTTGCTTTTTACTGTTGTTatcacaaatattttctctctgcagtACTAAGATGGGAGGCATGGCTCAGTATTGCTGCTGGAATGGTACTAGTTGGATTTTCTCTAGTAGTACTTGCTGCATCCCAGTTTTTGGCAGTGAACCCTGggcactgctccagctcccctCCTGCCTCCGAGGGGCAAGTGCTGCAGAACAGACATGGGCAGCAAAAGAGGGATTGCAAAGCTTTCCTGCTCTCCTGAACCAAGGATTTAATGAAGCTGACTCAAGACACCCTCACCAAGGTACTGGGCTTAGtttctaaaagcaaaataatcctGAAAGACCAACACTAAGTTCACGGAAATATCATTGTAACAGTATGGATTTGGGGTCTCTAGATCAGTATCTTAGGTCTATGCAAACAAAACTGAACCTCAGGGATGAGCACAAGCTACTGTAAGAAAAACATAAACAGAGCTTCCCCTTGTGTGCTCATCTTCTCACTGTATCACTGGGTGAGGGGGTTAGAAACTGAATatttaatgataataataaaggTTCTCATACTTTGTAAAAGTAGTTTTGGAGACATTTTGTGGTGGCATGGTTTGCTCtttgtatttttactttatattcttttttggcaaataaaggatttttgaattttaaaaggaaaacatctCTTGGTGGTGGGATATAGTGTTACTGCTCACttcatctccagctgctgtgccaaACTCACCTTCCCTGCTGTGGTGAGTTCATACCACCCAGCTACCTGCAAGCAAATGCCTTCCAAAGCCAAAATTCCAGGCTTCCTTCTCAAAAATACTGGGATAAAGCAGTCAGACCTCCCTCACATCTGTGTCCTCAATGTGGAGCACTGTCCCTGTGATGATTTACCAAAACATCCAGCTCCCTCATTTCAACCtgtccttaaaaaaaatgaGATATCTCCTGTATCTTTTGCAAGTGGAATgaacaagattaaaaaaaaaaaaaagatgaaatggGAAAACAAGTAATGCCTTTTCTAATTTACCTATATGCAAATGCTCTAGCAGAGTGTGTGCAGTGTGTTGCTCTTGTATTGCTTCACCAAGGGGTGCCTAAATGTGTCTGTAGAACAGTCACCTTTTGGTGAGTTTCTTTAGGGTATCAAAAGCACTTCAATTTCTAAATTTAAACAGTTAAGACGAAAGACCTGCCTGTGTTCTTGGTAGTCCCAGAAACAGCATCACCTACCTTTCAGAGGGGATTTCCTCAGCTGTGGCAGACACGTGGAATGATCCTTACAAAGGTGCTTGTTTGTATCTTTTCAGTTCTCCAATTTAGCAATCAAAAATCCTTTTCTAACTGATTTGCGCAGAATTTAAATAAGAATTAACTGGGGTGGGGGTGCTTCTTGCATGCAGTAAAAAGATGCTTCTGTGCTGGGTCACACCAGAACCTCTGCACAatccctgtgccacagctgtGGGATCTGTTCCTTGAACCTCTTGGGAGTTTCActcagggagcagctccctgctgtgccagaaGTACCTGCCTTGGCAAACAGGCTTTTCGGGTTTATTTCTCTGTAACTCTGCAGGTTCTTCTGACACCACCGAatgctggcactggcagggcagTCCCGGGCTGTGCTGAAGGCACCAAGGGCAGCTGTTCCTGGGAATGTTTTCAGCTCCCATGCAAGGGAAGAACATCTGCAGGGGGAGGCTGCtgtgccccagtgcccctggctCTGCACTGTGGTCAGACAAGCCGGGGAGCCAGAACAGCTCCTGCTGAAAGAGCTGCAAGGTAACACATCCAGTGGGGAATGTTTTGTCTCCCTGTCCCCCCCTCCTCTAGGATTTAATCCCAACCCCTGGTTTGTCGCAggatcattaaggttggaaaagaccgcCAATAATCACCAAATCCAACCTTTGAGAGCTCCACCCTGTCCTCTAAGCCCTATCACCAACAGCCACATTGACTTGTGTGTCTGAATGTTTTTTAACATGTCCTATTTGCGATACCTGGGAAGAGCCTTTCCACTCCACATGGAAGCATAGAGGGGTTCTCCTCCTTGTTCATAACTATGTTCAGATCTGGATGGACAGAAGCACTGGATTTTGTACCACTACACAAGACcaaaaactgctttttctttttgactcTGCTCTACAAATTACAAGGTTTTAATAAAGCTTGGCAGTTAATCTCTGCCTTTAAGGGGTTTGGGAAGAAAAGTGGAACATCGCACACTTCTTCTATAAGAAATCCCAAAGCAGTTCTCTCTGTGCAAACACTGAGAACAGCTCCCCAGAtccagagccctgcaggaggaACTCTGGGAATTCCGGGCAGCccagctggggccaggctggagctcaACTCATCACTGAGCTGCACCCACCAGTGACTCCCCAGCTCTGTGGGACAGGCAGCAAGGACAAGTCCCTCCGGGGCTGTACTGGACTGCATTCTCACCCTGCTCTCTGCCCAAGCCAAGGCAGGAAGGCCCCAAACCAGGAAGCTGCTGTGGAAGGAAtgctttcccagctggagctgctggaactCCTGTCAGCACCAAGACGATCCTTTCCATTGCTCAGCTCACAAACTACTAGCCAGGAGGGCAAGGAAACCAAACCAAGCCAACCCTAATTTAAACAATTAGAGAATTAATCATCAGCACACTAAGTAGTATTTAGACAGTGAGTTCAACATATGCCACACTGATGCCTTCAGCAGTTGCCAAATAGAATTAGAAAACTAACATTTATTAAATCAATTTGAATTTTAATATACATTTCAAGAATGTGGCAGcataaaaggaaatgtttttagAAACAACCTGAATCTACCATTTGCAGTTACATTTACCATCAGGGCTCTCCTGTTGACGCTCCAAAACACTCTTGACCTAAGTTCTCCAACTTTTGGTACCACATTGAATGCAGCAATGAGATAGTAAAGATTCCAAATACTCCCACATTTCTGGAGCAAAGGTActttgtatttaatttaatgaaaGTCCTAAAAATGTACCATCAACAATCTTGGCAAAACTGAACAGCTCTGCAAAAGCATTCCAACACAACCCGTGCTGTGCAGCCACTCCCAGACTCCGGGTCGCTACTTTGCTTACACGTAGTGGACTAATAAACAGATTTACATTAGTAGGTCACGATCAAACCACCAAATTAGAGACTGGTAGGATCCCTCTGGGTCAACACAAAAATCACATACAAGTTTAactaaatacattttaataggACATCGTTAAATCTCATGAGGGCTAAAAAACACAGATCTTAGGTACTTGGGTTGGCAAATAAAGACAAGAATACTAAGAAGCATTTTCCACCATTTACTCattatcaaaaatatttttcaactcttcttgcaaaacaaaaacaaaaaagtacaGACTGGACACGTACAtcacatttttcttcctatGGCTTTAaccccccaccctgcccacCCCACAAAAAAGACGGGGggagaaacaaaccaaaaccaacaaaaagctCTGACCACATTCACAGAAAATGACACCATGGTACACTACAAAACAAAAGGAGGTGCCATTTGTGTCCAAAGGGTTTTGCTCATTTCTCAGTGAGGAACCGTCATTGTACGTGCTTTGTGCCAAATCAAAGCACACCCAGCGCCGGGCCGGAAAGCACCGTGGGGGCTGTGCCTGAGGAAAAGGGAAGATGGAAGCAGGAAAGGAACTAAAAAATGCACACACTATTTAACATGCTGATTAAACAGGAATGGCCTTTAGAATCAGACAGTAATGTTTGTGTTCGAGTCAGCCCATGTTCGGGTTGTGCTCTATCATTCCAAGAGGAGAATTTCTACTTTCACAAAGCAATCTCAACTTTTCAGGCTTCCAAAGAAGCCCTGAAGGCACAACTAAATCTTGCGCCTGCACTCTTATTTAGGGATTGTGCTAGAATCAACCATTTTTGCACAAAGCCGAATTCCTAAGAGGAATTCTTTCACTGTAACACTTTTCCAGATAAGCTCAACAACTTTGTGTTATTTTTCTATTGCCAAGCCTTTTGGCCCAGGTTGAAAAGCAATGACCTTCAAAAGCTGCTTTCAACATTTTAGCAAAAGTGAGATAGGTTCAGGGTGGAGTGAGTTATATATAGCTTATTATGTTTatcaaacaccccaaaaatttgACCTTTGATAGCCCTCGATCCTGTGCCCTGGCTGGGAGGTGCCTGTCAGCAGGGAACTCCCCTCCGTGGGAGGGGTCCCAGCTCTGTTACAAACCTGATCAAACAACCCCCTCAGTGGTGATAagtgctgcagcatctcctTGTAGCCCTGGCACTGATCAGCACCAGAGGGGGGAAAATCAGCCAAGGACTTCCTGTAACCCACAAAACCCCTTCTCTTCCCTAGAAGCAACGGCAGTAAAACAGCAGGAACTGGGGAAAGGGAGACGATGGTGCTAACAGAACTTGAACTTTTGCAGGGTACCAGTGATGTTCTCCTCCAGCCCGGCCCCTCAGTGACTTGTCATGCACAGGGGACTGGCACAGAGGGGCAACTGAGCAGGGACGTGACCTGTGAAGTATCAGGAAGACAAACCCCAAGGATGATGATGACATTACCAGGATAGGGTATCCAAGCTGGAGCTCAACCTTTGCATACACCTGACCCTCCTAAGCCTTGCCTGCAGCCTGAGATGCCTTTTGGCCTGCCAGCTCGCTCAGTATATTTATTAATCTTTTTTAACTGTATGCTGTTCAGTAAAGAGCACAACCAATTTTCTCAATCATCATTACCTACCCTTTCCAGAGTGTATCCCCCAGCTCAGTGCTGCCTTTCCCACAGGAATGTCAGGTCATTTCCTGCTCATGGTGACTGTAACCcatcaaataattttttctctacACCATCATCTAGCAGAGTTGAGATGCACTATCTGGATGCTACACTGCAGCTGAAGCTTTGACTGAGCACAAAGCATGAGCAAGTACAATGAGGTCAATATACTTCTTGTCAAAAGATCTTGTGATAAAATCATTTACATCAGCAATCCATCTCAAACTATGAGGTGCTGTAAGAACTAAAAACAGTTTTAGGGTAACTCCTCCATTATCTGCAACTATTTCCCAGACACTAATACACAGAACATAGCAATGAAAAACACTTGATACAAGTGATCTAAACGCAGGAGCTCCAGCAAGTTAAACAGAACCATAGCTGCCTTAAACCTGTAGCAGTTCCCCTACGGAtggcagggaaaagaaaggTTTAACAGTCATATCTCATGTCTATAGCTTCATCCAAACTTTTCTCATCGTGTGTACTGGCAGCTAAAAACGTCGTTACTGGTGACCCTGTCACATTGATTACACTGGTGCTTGTGCTGGCATTGCGCACCGCAATGCTTGTCACATTAATGCCCAAAGTAAGCCGagtctgctccaaggccttttCTGGCACTGCAAAGGCCTCCAGCTTCTTCTCCCCATTAGCCATGTAGGAGTTTTGGCAGCCACGGCATATGCAGTCAAGGCAGGCTTTGCGGTTAGAATAGCAAGGGCAGCGTTGGCCACGGCATGTAAGAACACTTGGATTTTGGGTGGCACGACCACATTTACACCCTTTCTTTTCTTGTGGCTTTTTATACACAGTTTTTGTTGGGCTTCCTGGCATAACGTTACTGCTGGGAACTTTCTCCTTTGCCTTGTCTTTTGTTTTCAGCACCCCTGGTTTGGCTTTCGGGTGGGATTTCTTAGGGGCATGTTCTAAGTTCTTTTTCATGCTTTTGTTAGACAGGAGCACAGTTTTACTGATTTTGGGAGTAGTTCCTCCATTAGGTACAGTCGCAATAGGCTgcaaagacattttattttcctgtttgacTGTCACGGGAGCCGATGCTCCCAGGGTCGGGCCGCAGATGATGCTGGAGATGGGCAGAGGCTGAACCTTCTCGCTGTCGCTTTCGGAGCGAGAGCGCTTCCTGTTCAGCTTCACCACCTTGGGCGTGGCTGCCGTGCAGGAGAGCCCATGAGGAGAAGCATCTGTGGACATGAAAATGTTATGGCtgaggggagggggggagagctgcaggaaggggCCGTTGGCCATGTTTGCCTCCAAGCCGGGCTGCAAGCTGGAGTCGCACACCTCGCTGCTGGACACGGTCTCCAGGCTGCGCAGCACCTCCTCAACGCTGAGCAGCAGCGACCCGCCTGGCTTGATGTCCTCACTGAAGCCACAGATGTCGATGCCCGCGGGGCACAGGTCGCTGGTGGCCACGGTGTCACACACGGGCTGCAGGCTGCCGGGGATGTCCTCTGTTTTGATGTAATCCCCGGTGCTGCACACATCGATGGCGCTGGCGTGCTCGGGAGAGGGGATGCTCATGCCGAGCTTCTCCACCGACAGCCCGTTGCAGGGGGGCAAGCCATTGATGACGGAGCCCCGCAGGTCCAGGCTGGGAGCGCTCTCAGGCAGCGCCGAGAACGCCCCTGGCGCGTCTGTCGCCAGCTCCGAGGTGGAAGGGACCGGGGAATGCGTCAGacacagagccagggctgcatcCGAGGATTTCTCCGTCTCCTCGTGGAGCGGTGCCCCATCCTTGAGCAGAGCCAGAAGGTCTGCAGAGCAATCCACGGCCTGGATGATGTCCCGGGCCAGCGGCGTCTGCGTGATGTACTCGCACAGCTTCTTGTAGCAGTTCACCAGGATGCTCAGCTGCTTGTTCTCCTCAAACTGCTCATAGTCCTTGCACCAGCTACACGAGGGCTTCATCATCATCTTCTTGCCTTTACACGTTTTGCAGACATAATGCTGACAATTGGAGTTGGTAGGAGCAATAGGGTCTTGTAGCAAATTTCCTACgggaaaaaggaagaggaagattaCAATGGACTTAATGCAGGTTTCTGGGACATTATTGGATGAATTTTTTGGTACTATCAAAAAAAGTTACTCAAAAAGTTGAGTTATTCACAACAAAACATCCCATCAAAACAACTGCATGTACAAATTCTCACAGCTGCCAACCTGGTTTTAAAATGCTAGataaaattagaagaaaacCATCACACCACAGCTTGTTGTGCGCTGCTGCTTTAAAAACATTCTCAACTACATCACCATTGATCGCCTTTGCCCCTTCAGCTTTGTCCACAGAAAATTACAGAACACACAAGATACCTATGAATTTACCAAAAGTGAAATAATAAACTCCTGTGACAACTTACTGCAAAGATTTTAATGGAATTAGTAAAAACAAATGGGAACTGAACAGAGGGAAAACTCTGAAAGGAATGTAAAAACGGTGAAATATCCACCCCTAAACAGAAGAAGACACAGCAGACTTtgtgttatttttcatttagcATTAAGTGAAGCCATCAGAATAAAGAATTCTTTTCAATAATTTACTGTTTAGAATAAAAAACGAATACAAATCAGCTACTAAAGGAATCCACACACCCCTGACAGCCCAGAAAGTTTCAGACTCCCAGCACTGACAGTCTGAAAGGTTTTGTCTGCAGATCCCCAAAACTGTAAAAATCTGGaagaatggttttggttttccttaAGAACCACTCAAATATTACCTAAGGATAAAATATCGAAGAACAAGTGAAACTAAATTCTGTAGAGAAACAATTCAACTAGTTCCTATATCCAGAAAGTGACAGTATTGCTTTGCTATTTCCAGGCAGCTCTAGGCCAGAAAGATATTCCATCTCCTAAATTAAATTGCAGAGTATCTATAGTCATCCCCAGCAACCAGCCTCCCTCCCCCccccttccagcagcacatTCTCAGCTTTGATCAGACCCTTCTCCCATTAGGAGCCTCTGCTGGATGAGTTACAACCATCAGGGAATTCCCACCCAGATTTTCCAAAGTGAAAACAATCTGCTGCAACACgtgaataaaattaaacaaCTTGGGGAGAGGAAGCAAAGTGCATATATCAAATCAGACTGGGATAAAACGCCCAAAATATCAAAAGATATTTTCTCTCATTACTCACTTCTCTGATCTCTTTTCCTTGCATTCCCTGATCCCTCTTTGGGaaggggctgctcccagcccttcaCCTGAGCCATCATTCAGTGGGTGTGGCTTGATCTAAACTGTGTTTTGAGCAACAAATCACAAGAATCAGTCAGTGCTCAGGTTGGCATTACacagtaatttttaataaatggaGAGAAATACAGTTGTTCAGCAAGGTGGCAGGTGGCACAGACAGTGGCACAGAATGAGCCCTGCCCCTGTGACAGTGTGACAAGACCCCACCAGGAGAAGACAAAACACTCATCACATCAAGCTGGGAAGGTTTAAAGCCAACAGATGGAACATGAAGTCACACAGTCCAGCCTGTAGGGGGaattactggatttttttccccaagttcCCTTTAAATGATACAATATAAACCACACAAGCAGAGGTGGCCATTGTGGTCCTAAGATGGAACTTTGATTTTAGGAGAAAAGTTCCCTGAAGAGGACAAAATCAAAACTTTAAATCCCACCAG
Proteins encoded in this window:
- the MSL2 gene encoding E3 ubiquitin-protein ligase MSL2; its protein translation is MNPVNATALYVSASRLVLNYDPADPQSFSEINKLLPYFRQSLSCCVCGNLLQDPIAPTNSNCQHYVCKTCKGKKMMMKPSCSWCKDYEQFEENKQLSILVNCYKKLCEYITQTPLARDIIQAVDCSADLLALLKDGAPLHEETEKSSDAALALCLTHSPVPSTSELATDAPGAFSALPESAPSLDLRGSVINGLPPCNGLSVEKLGMSIPSPEHASAIDVCSTGDYIKTEDIPGSLQPVCDTVATSDLCPAGIDICGFSEDIKPGGSLLLSVEEVLRSLETVSSSEVCDSSLQPGLEANMANGPFLQLSPPPLSHNIFMSTDASPHGLSCTAATPKVVKLNRKRSRSESDSEKVQPLPISSIICGPTLGASAPVTVKQENKMSLQPIATVPNGGTTPKISKTVLLSNKSMKKNLEHAPKKSHPKAKPGVLKTKDKAKEKVPSSNVMPGSPTKTVYKKPQEKKGCKCGRATQNPSVLTCRGQRCPCYSNRKACLDCICRGCQNSYMANGEKKLEAFAVPEKALEQTRLTLGINVTSIAVRNASTSTSVINVTGSPVTTFLAASTHDEKSLDEAIDMRYDC